A window of Adhaeribacter arboris genomic DNA:
CCAATCCTCCTCCCCCATTTGAGGTATTATGAATAATAAATAAGTACCGATTAATAGGCTGATCACCCATGATTTGGGTAGCCGTAGTGGTTATTTTTTTCAGGTCGGCTAAGAACTTATCTTTGTTCACGTTCGATTCCCCGAACATAGCTACCTGGTGCGGTACGCCATTTACCTCAAACTGCCACACATTATGGTTGCCAATTTCAATCGGCGAATCTACTACTTCATCGTAGTCAGCGGCCTGAAATGTAAAGGGCTGACTTTCGGATGCCGGCGCCAGAGCCGTTGAAACCACTTTCCAGTCTTTAAAGGGTACTACTTTTATTTCGGATTTTTCCTTTTGCAAACCATCCGGATACATAAACACACTCGCGCCGTTGGCATAACCATGTTCGGCATCCAGAAAACTGGTACGTACAGTTAATTCAAAAGCATATACTTTATAATTTATTTTAACTTGCGGTACTTTTTGTGAATAGATACGCCAGGTATTTTTATTAATTTTTTCGAAACGCACAGGTTGATTATTGGCACTGGCGGTAAATCCTTCCACATTTTTGGCGTATTCGCGAACCAGGTAAGAGCCGGGAGTCCAAACTGGCATTTTTACATCTACATAATCTTTCTGAGGACTCGCAAATGTCATTTCAACCTCAAAATAATGCGTTTGGGGTTGCGGCATAGCTAAGGTATAAGTTATGTTAGCGGCTGCCCAAATTTTAATAGGAAGAAAAATAATTGAGAAAGTAAAAAGTAAAATTCGTTTATTATTGGATAAAGACATAGGTAACGCTTGGTAAAAACTAAGTTAGAAGAGCAAATAAAAACTATTTGGTATATTTAGAAAGGCTTTTGAGTTTTAGTTAAATTAAAAATCAAGAAATGAGTAAGTTGTTTTTTTGAAGTATAATACAATACGAATTTTAAAAATTTTTATCCGGCAAAAGTACTGGATAAAAAGATAGAAAATAGAGTATTCCTCATCAAAAAATTAATGCTAACCGAAGCTGGAAAAATGGAAGTACCCTACATTTAAATCAGTGGGCAAAAAAAAACCTGCCTGTTTCATGCAACATGAAACAGGCAGGCTATAAATCCTTTAAAATCTTACCAAGTTACCGATTGTATTTCAAACCAGTGATCCTTTCAGATCTTAAAAATAATGTTAATCTGTTTTAACCGGTAAAGCCAGCTTAGAACAGACCTTCATTGAAGGATACAACATTATTTGAACCTGATAAAATTTGTTTGGGACTAGACATTTGTACCTCCTTTCTTTAAATCCGACATATCTTACGGGGTTTGCCAAGCACCTTATGGCGCGGCCAGTAAGCCGTAGCACTCACTACTATGTTATAAAGATATATTTTATCCATTAGGTTCAAAAACATTCTACTATTTTTTTATGAATATTTTTGGAATGATAACACTATCAGCAACTTAAATTATTACATTTTAAACAGCAAAATACAGTAGATACGCTATTTCAAACAACTACTTATCTATTAATCATTCACTTACTTATTTACTTAAAATTGCATATTTCTATTAATTAACTTTATCACAATCAAGCATTTAAAATCACATACCTAAAACTGAAATACTAATTACTGGTATAAGAACTTGTCGTTACCTCGACCAATTACTGCTTAATAAATTTAAAAAACTGTATTCCTTGGTCGGTTTGCAAATGCAATAGGTAAACGCCAGGCTTTAAATCTTGAATATTTAATTCTAATTGATTGTTCTTTATTGATTGTTGCTGTATTAGCCTCACTTCCGCTCCCGTTAAATCGGTAATAGACGTGGATATTTGGGCATCAGGCTTATCTAGTACAAGCGTTAATTTATTTGTTGCCGGATTCGGATAAATTTTGGTTGTTATAACAGTTCTGTTTAAAGGAAAGGTTTGCGTTGCGAGTCGATTTGGATTGGCTACTGAAATTACCTCAATGGCCGATACGCAGGCCTTATCTGTTACCGAGATAAAAGATATGTTTAATGTCCCATCCGTAACAGTTAAGTTTTTAGTAGCTATTACGGCTTTTCTGGCCGCACCGGCCGCCGTAATAATATCGTAGTTCGTTAACCAGTTTACTCCTTCGGCACTTACATTAAATTTACGTTTGCCGCTCGCCGTAAAGGCAATTTCGGCAAAGTGCAGCTTAACTGTATAATTACCATTAGCAACCGGAATAGAATAGTTAAAACTACCCCCTACCGTTTCTGCTCGCCGGGTATTTTGATATAGCACGTCATCGTTGGTACCTAAAATTTCGGCGGTAGTAGTGGTAGTGATAGTAAGGCCATTGAAATAGGCATCGGCACTAAAGTTACCCAAGGAAGTAGTAGCAGCGGTTCCACCACTGTTAATTCGTAGAGCTTTAGCCGTATTTTCTCCCACGGTAATAGAAACTGTTTTAACTGTCGAAGTTTGACAACCCCAGGTTACGGTAAAAGTAAAAGAATCTGAACCGGTGAAACCGGGTTTAGGAATATACAAGTGATTTGATCCTGAACCCGTTAAAGTTCCGTTTTTAGGTTGGGCAACAATGGTATAAACCAATGGGCTACCACCCGTACCCGAAAGAGTAATAGCTTTAGGAGTACTTGCAGCCGTTACTACTTCTTGCGCTTTCGCTACGGGCGCTGCTTTTTGAATAATTAAACTACCTAATGGATTGCCTCCGTCCGTAGATTTGTTTAGATGACGCAGAACTGTAAAATTACCAGATGGTGTAAATCTAAAAATGGTTCCGCCCTCGTAAAGGCCTCCTTCGCTATTTAATCCGTATAAATTTCCTTTTTCGTCCCGCACTAAACTGCCTCTGCATTTACTGCCGTCCGTGATTTTATCAAAATTATGAAGTATCGTTAAAGCACCCGAAGGTGTCAGCTTAAATATAGTACCGTACCCCTTAGTGCCGCCTACTTCCGTTGTACCATAAAAAGTACCATCCACATCCTGCATCAGGCTTCCTTGCGAGAATCCACCGCTGGCGTTAGTAAAGTTGTAAATAACTGTATACGCACCACTGGGCGTAATTTTAAAGATGGTACCACCTACGTTCGCACCACCCGTACGCGTTAGGCCATATAGATTACCATCTTTCCCTTTTATAAGGGTGCTTTTGGAATCAACTCCATCATCGAAGCTAAGATCCCGAATAAAAGTTATAGTACCTTGGGGAGTAATTTTATAAATAGTTCCACCGCCAATTTTTCCTCCTTGGTAAGTAATGCCGTAAAAATCACCATCGTTGCCCTGTATTAAACCGCCATAAGGAGCTCGCCCGTTAGAACTAAAATCAAAAGAATGCAAAACTTTAAAAGTACCACCTGGCGTAATCCTAAATATTGTACCGTACCCTTTACTGCCACCCGAAGGAGCCGTACCGTATAAGTTTCCATCGGTAGCCTGAATTAAATTACCCTCGGGGTAGGCGCCGTCGGTGTTAATGTTTAAAGAATGCAGGGTAGTAAAGGTACCGTCGGTACACATTTTAAAGATGGTGCCATTCCCGTATTTACCTCCCTGAGAAGTTGTACCATAATAATAGCCGTCTTTGCCTTGCACTAAACTACCATAAGGTGCATTTCCCTGATTATTATCGGGCAAAGATACCAGCAAAGTAAAAGTACCACCGGGCGTAATCTTAAAAATAGTACCGTAACTGCTGGGGCCATAACTCCCTGCCATGCCGTAAAAACTGCCGTCCTTGCCCTGCACTAAACTCCCTCGCGGGTTTGCCCCGGTGGTTGCAAAATCAAGGTGCTTTAAAACAGTAAAAGTACCGCCCGGAGTTAGCTTAAAAATAGTACCATTATAATTTTTACCCCCATCGGAAGCCATACCGTAGAAATTACCATCCGAGCCTCTAACTAAGGTACCGTATGCATGACCGCCATCTTCAGAGCTTAAATGGTGTATAACCGTGAAGGCTCCTTTAGAAGAAATTT
This region includes:
- a CDS encoding choice-of-anchor tandem repeat GloVer-containing protein, with the translated sequence MAQEVLIGLTSSEGPQGGGAAFTINRSGTNFKVRKGFYKLGISPFGDLTLGKDGNFYGMTANRGNYGYGTIFKMSPAGKVSILHHFNHPDGTGPAGNLVQGADGNFYGMTYVNGEYRKGTIFKITPNGVFTVLKSFDYTNDGGNPWGSLVQGTDGNFYGMTLLGGKYNYGTIFKMTPKGVYTVLRSFNGTTNGGSPYGNLVQGKDGNFYGMTSAGGTHGYGTIFKVTPTGTYTVLRALNGTTDGSIPGGSLIQATDGNFYGMTYAGGEQYYGTIFKISSKGAFTVIHHLSSEDGGHAYGTLVRGSDGNFYGMASDGGKNYNGTIFKLTPGGTFTVLKHLDFATTGANPRGSLVQGKDGSFYGMAGSYGPSSYGTIFKITPGGTFTLLVSLPDNNQGNAPYGSLVQGKDGYYYGTTSQGGKYGNGTIFKMCTDGTFTTLHSLNINTDGAYPEGNLIQATDGNLYGTAPSGGSKGYGTIFRITPGGTFKVLHSFDFSSNGRAPYGGLIQGNDGDFYGITYQGGKIGGGTIYKITPQGTITFIRDLSFDDGVDSKSTLIKGKDGNLYGLTRTGGANVGGTIFKITPSGAYTVIYNFTNASGGFSQGSLMQDVDGTFYGTTEVGGTKGYGTIFKLTPSGALTILHNFDKITDGSKCRGSLVRDEKGNLYGLNSEGGLYEGGTIFRFTPSGNFTVLRHLNKSTDGGNPLGSLIIQKAAPVAKAQEVVTAASTPKAITLSGTGGSPLVYTIVAQPKNGTLTGSGSNHLYIPKPGFTGSDSFTFTVTWGCQTSTVKTVSITVGENTAKALRINSGGTAATTSLGNFSADAYFNGLTITTTTTAEILGTNDDVLYQNTRRAETVGGSFNYSIPVANGNYTVKLHFAEIAFTASGKRKFNVSAEGVNWLTNYDIITAAGAARKAVIATKNLTVTDGTLNISFISVTDKACVSAIEVISVANPNRLATQTFPLNRTVITTKIYPNPATNKLTLVLDKPDAQISTSITDLTGAEVRLIQQQSIKNNQLELNIQDLKPGVYLLHLQTDQGIQFFKFIKQ